In a genomic window of Nostoc sp. UHCC 0870:
- the secA gene encoding preprotein translocase subunit SecA has product MLKLLLGDPNARKLKKYQPYITEINLLEEDIQALSDEDLKGKTAEFKQRLAKGETLDDILPEAFAVVREAGKRVLGLRHFDVQMLGGVILHTGQIAEMKTGEGKTLVATLPSYLNAITGKGVHVITVNDYLARRDAEWMGQVHRFLGLSVGLIQASMTPSERKKNYDCDITYVTNSEVGFDYLRDNMATSMADVVQRSFNYCVIDEVDSILVDEARTPLIISGQVERPTEKYIQAAEIAVTLQKDEHYDVDEKARNVLLTDEGFAEAEELLGVTDLFDPEDPWAHFVFNAIKAKELFLKDVNYIVRNGEVVIVDEFTGRVLPGRRWSDGLHQAIEAKEHVDIQPETQTLATITYQNLFLLYPKLGGMTGTAKTEEAEFEKIYKLEVAVIPTNRIRKREDWSDLVFKKETGKWRAIASECAEMHELGRPVLVGTTSVEKSEYLSQLLKAQGIPHELLNARPENVEREAEIVAQAGRRGAVTIATNMAGRGTDIILGGNSEYMARLKLREYFMPRIVRPDDEDVFGVQRATGLPGGHGGGQGFTPGKKVKTWKASPEIFPTQLSKEAEQLLKEAVDVAVREYGDRSLPELEAEDKVAVAAEKAPTNDPVIQKLRDAYKRVKQEYEDFTDREHNEVVERGGLHVIGTERHESRRIDNQLRGRAGRQGDPGSTRFFLSLEDNLLRIFGGDRVAGLMEAFNVEDDMPIESGMLTRSLEGAQKKVETYYYDIRKQVFEYDEVMNNQRRAIYAERRRVLEGQDLKEQVIKYAEKTMDDIVDYYINPDLPSEEWELEKLVEKVKEFVYLLADMQANQLEDMGVSEIKAFLHEQVRIAYDLKEAQIDQIQPGLMRQAERFFILQRIDTLWREHLQQMDALRESVGLRGYGQKDPLIEYKSEGYELFLDMMVNIRRDVVYSLFMFQPQPQPMAQASSEMV; this is encoded by the coding sequence ATGCTAAAACTCTTGTTGGGCGACCCCAACGCTCGTAAGCTGAAAAAATACCAACCCTACATTACAGAAATTAATCTCTTGGAGGAAGACATTCAAGCTCTTTCTGATGAGGATTTGAAAGGCAAAACAGCAGAGTTTAAACAGAGGCTTGCCAAAGGCGAAACCCTGGATGATATTCTGCCAGAAGCCTTTGCTGTGGTCAGAGAGGCAGGAAAACGAGTCTTAGGGTTGCGGCATTTCGATGTCCAGATGTTAGGCGGTGTAATTCTACACACTGGGCAAATTGCGGAAATGAAAACTGGTGAAGGTAAAACCCTAGTGGCTACCTTACCGAGTTATTTAAATGCAATCACTGGTAAAGGTGTACACGTAATCACAGTTAACGATTACCTGGCTCGTCGGGACGCAGAATGGATGGGACAGGTGCATCGCTTTCTGGGTTTGAGTGTAGGGTTAATTCAGGCGAGCATGACTCCCAGTGAACGTAAGAAAAATTATGATTGCGATATCACCTATGTTACTAACAGTGAAGTAGGGTTTGACTACCTGCGGGATAACATGGCTACATCAATGGCTGATGTGGTACAGCGTAGTTTTAATTATTGTGTAATTGACGAAGTAGACTCAATCTTAGTTGATGAGGCGCGGACACCATTAATTATTTCTGGTCAGGTAGAAAGACCGACGGAAAAATACATCCAAGCTGCGGAAATCGCTGTCACTCTGCAAAAAGATGAGCATTATGATGTTGACGAAAAGGCTCGTAATGTGCTGTTAACAGATGAAGGTTTTGCGGAAGCTGAGGAACTTTTGGGAGTTACAGATTTATTTGACCCGGAAGATCCTTGGGCGCACTTTGTATTTAATGCGATTAAAGCTAAAGAACTGTTCCTGAAGGATGTCAACTACATCGTCCGTAATGGCGAAGTGGTAATTGTCGATGAATTTACGGGACGGGTTTTACCTGGACGGCGTTGGAGTGATGGCTTGCACCAAGCCATTGAAGCCAAAGAACACGTAGACATTCAGCCGGAAACCCAAACTCTAGCGACAATTACTTATCAAAACCTGTTCTTGTTGTATCCCAAATTGGGTGGGATGACAGGAACGGCGAAGACAGAAGAAGCCGAGTTTGAAAAAATTTACAAATTAGAAGTCGCGGTCATTCCTACCAACAGAATCAGAAAACGGGAAGATTGGTCTGATTTGGTATTTAAAAAAGAGACTGGGAAATGGCGCGCGATCGCAAGCGAATGTGCCGAAATGCACGAACTAGGTAGACCTGTTCTCGTGGGAACTACTAGTGTAGAGAAATCAGAATATCTCAGCCAATTACTCAAAGCCCAAGGCATTCCCCACGAATTGCTGAATGCGCGACCAGAAAATGTCGAACGGGAAGCGGAGATTGTCGCCCAGGCAGGACGCAGGGGTGCTGTAACCATCGCTACGAATATGGCGGGACGGGGTACGGATATTATTCTCGGTGGTAACTCCGAGTATATGGCGCGGCTGAAACTGCGGGAATACTTCATGCCGCGCATCGTCAGACCAGATGATGAAGACGTGTTTGGCGTACAAAGAGCTACGGGATTACCAGGGGGACACGGTGGCGGTCAAGGCTTCACTCCTGGGAAAAAAGTGAAAACTTGGAAAGCTTCCCCGGAGATTTTCCCCACCCAACTTTCTAAAGAAGCAGAACAGCTATTAAAAGAAGCCGTAGATGTGGCGGTGCGGGAATATGGCGATCGCTCTTTGCCAGAACTAGAAGCAGAAGATAAAGTAGCTGTAGCCGCCGAAAAAGCCCCCACCAATGACCCTGTAATTCAGAAATTGCGGGATGCTTACAAACGGGTGAAACAGGAATACGAAGATTTTACCGACCGGGAACATAACGAAGTTGTAGAACGGGGTGGTCTGCACGTAATTGGTACAGAACGCCACGAATCACGCCGGATTGATAACCAGTTGCGGGGACGCGCCGGACGACAAGGCGACCCCGGTTCGACAAGATTCTTCCTCAGTTTAGAAGATAACTTATTGCGGATTTTTGGTGGCGATCGCGTTGCGGGTTTAATGGAAGCCTTCAATGTAGAAGACGATATGCCTATTGAATCTGGTATGCTTACCCGCAGTTTAGAAGGCGCACAGAAAAAAGTCGAAACCTACTACTACGACATCCGTAAACAGGTGTTTGAGTATGACGAGGTAATGAACAACCAACGCCGCGCCATCTACGCCGAACGTCGCCGGGTGTTGGAAGGTCAAGATTTGAAGGAACAGGTAATTAAGTACGCTGAAAAAACGATGGATGACATCGTGGACTATTACATAAATCCTGATTTACCCTCGGAAGAGTGGGAATTGGAAAAGTTGGTGGAAAAAGTTAAGGAGTTTGTCTATTTGCTGGCTGATATGCAGGCGAATCAACTAGAAGACATGGGAGTAAGCGAGATTAAAGCTTTCCTCCATGAACAGGTGAGAATTGCCTATGACCTCAAGGAAGCGCAAATTGACCAAATTCAGCCAGGATTGATGCGCCAAGCTGAACGGTTCTTTATCTTGCAGCGTATTGATACCCTGTGGCGGGAACACTTACAGCAAATGGATGCTTTACGTGAGTCGGTAGGCTTGCGTGGTTATGGACAGAAAGACCCGCTTATTGAGTATAAGAGTGAGGGTTATGAGTTGTTCTTGGATATGATGGTCAACATCCGCCGCGATGTGGTTTACTCGTTGTTCATGTTCCAGCCTCAGCCTCAGCCGATGGCGCAAGCTTCTTCTGAGATGGTGTAA
- a CDS encoding type II toxin-antitoxin system VapC family toxin — protein MSIVLIDTNIASFILKGSDYAEPYLPLLSGQELALSFMTVAELFQWAILRQWGDRRLTQLEQYLSNYLIIPVDQSLCREWAKIRAYRQSVGRPISPQDAWIAATSLRYDLPLVTHNIKDFLEIPNLRLLTPSP, from the coding sequence ATGAGTATTGTTCTGATTGATACTAACATTGCTTCCTTCATCCTCAAAGGTAGTGATTATGCCGAACCTTACCTGCCACTTTTGAGTGGTCAGGAATTGGCATTGTCATTCATGACCGTCGCTGAACTGTTTCAGTGGGCAATCTTACGTCAGTGGGGCGATCGTCGTCTCACCCAATTAGAGCAATATCTCTCAAATTACCTGATTATTCCAGTGGATCAATCTCTTTGTCGAGAATGGGCAAAGATTCGTGCCTATAGACAAAGTGTGGGACGACCAATTTCGCCCCAAGATGCCTGGATTGCTGCAACATCTCTACGCTACGACTTACCGCTAGTCACTCACAACATCAAAGATTTCCTAGAAATTCCCAATCTACGGCTGCTCACCCCTTCACCCTAA